TTTTGGCTAGGGGTAAGTTGCCAATGGCCACTGCAGGTGAGACTGTAGGCCTGGAACTCACCCACCAGCTCATCCTCGTTGGGAATGGgctggaaaattaaatatataataatacattttaaacatgTGAAAGAAAGCCACTTACTGGATGTTCTAGAATGGGCTGGGATTTATTCAATAAAGCTTTTTCCCCTAGAGCCTCCAAAAAACTCTCATAATTCTTGGAATGCTCCTCACTGGCTGGTTGAATTTGGACTAACTCCTGGTAGGTTTCGTTGAGACCCCGATAGTCCTCCAATTCTTTCTTGGCTTGAACCAAAAGAGCCAGGATCTGTGGCTTTAGattcttttccttttcgccTCCTGTCAAACGATCTTTGGCTTCCATTAACCAGGAATGAGCCAATCTGGGATGCTGATCCCGGAGAGCCAATCTGGCAATATCCACACAGTGCTCCGAGTTCAATTGGGTGCTAAGTATTATACaaaataggtatttaaaaaaagatttaaaaattctaaatatttaattacccATAATCCACGCCATCCAAAATTCCCCTGGCCAAGTCCTTGGCCTTTAATCTGTAAACATATTGCAATCGAAGTAGACCATCTATAGCTCCCTCGAGTTCCTTTTTGTCAGGCATTGTCTCCCGATTTCTTAGCTTCCTCAGGCGATTCAGGGGTTCTAGGGGTAGAAAATCATTTAtaaggatttttaaattatacttttttacCTCACTTTCGCCTGTTGAAGTCTCCATTAAGTTCTCAACTCTTTGCCAATCTACAGTCAGTCTTTTATTCAGCAAATATTGATTTAGAGGACTGTCGAAATAAGCTGGTCCCCATTCACGGGCCTCATTTCGCTCACTCTCAAACTCCCTAAGTcgtctaataaataaataaatgcaagacattaataccaaatattagaataatattcaaaaatcttcTTACGCTTTAAGGAAATCCAATTTTCCCTGATTATCAGCTAGGAATTTCTGCACATGCTGGAGCATTTTCTGTTCGTAGCCAAACACTTTGGTCATCTCGTTTATGGAGGAATAAAACTCCCTTCCAGAAACTCCAG
This portion of the Drosophila takahashii strain IR98-3 E-12201 chromosome 3R, DtakHiC1v2, whole genome shotgun sequence genome encodes:
- the LOC108059635 gene encoding prolyl 4-hydroxylase subunit alpha-2 isoform X2 — encoded protein: MTKVFGYEQKMLQHVQKFLADNQGKLDFLKARLREFESERNEAREWGPAYFDSPLNQYLLNKRLTVDWQRVENLMETSTGEKPLNRLRKLRNRETMPDKKELEGAIDGLLRLQYVYRLKAKDLARGILDGVDYGTQLNSEHCVDIARLALRDQHPRLAHSWLMEAKDRLTGGEKEKNLKPQILALLVQAKKELEDYRGLNETYQELVQIQPASEEHSKNYESFLEALGEKALLNKSQPILEHPPIPNEDELVGEFQAYSLTCSGHWQLTPSQKRHLRCGYVTETHPFLWIAPLKAEELFQDPLLVLYHDVIYQSEIDVIRKLTENRLIRATITSNNESVVSNVRTSQFTFIPATAHKVLATIDQRVSDMTNMNMKYAEDHQFANYGIGGHYGQHTDWFNQASFDAGLISSPELGNRIATVLFYLSDVEQGGGTAFPQLRTLLKPQKYAAAFWHNLHASGVGDVRTQHGACPIITGSKWVQNRWIRENDQSDRRPCELWDDSLATFAQILELSKRNEEQAASIYQTNIS
- the LOC108059635 gene encoding prolyl 4-hydroxylase subunit alpha-2 isoform X1 is translated as MIFPVFSVFLLVLHQLFSGVSGREFYSSINEMTKVFGYEQKMLQHVQKFLADNQGKLDFLKARLREFESERNEAREWGPAYFDSPLNQYLLNKRLTVDWQRVENLMETSTGEKPLNRLRKLRNRETMPDKKELEGAIDGLLRLQYVYRLKAKDLARGILDGVDYGTQLNSEHCVDIARLALRDQHPRLAHSWLMEAKDRLTGGEKEKNLKPQILALLVQAKKELEDYRGLNETYQELVQIQPASEEHSKNYESFLEALGEKALLNKSQPILEHPPIPNEDELVGEFQAYSLTCSGHWQLTPSQKRHLRCGYVTETHPFLWIAPLKAEELFQDPLLVLYHDVIYQSEIDVIRKLTENRLIRATITSNNESVVSNVRTSQFTFIPATAHKVLATIDQRVSDMTNMNMKYAEDHQFANYGIGGHYGQHTDWFNQASFDAGLISSPELGNRIATVLFYLSDVEQGGGTAFPQLRTLLKPQKYAAAFWHNLHASGVGDVRTQHGACPIITGSKWVQNRWIRENDQSDRRPCELWDDSLATFAQILELSKRNEEQAASIYQTNIS